The Terracoccus luteus genome includes a region encoding these proteins:
- a CDS encoding SDR family NAD(P)-dependent oxidoreductase — translation MSTQAGSPASEHPVTLVTGTSSGIGLHAAVELARRGHTVVATMRDTARSGALEEAARAAGVTLDVRALDVVDHEAARACVEAVVADHGRLDVLLNNAGRGAVATAEQLTVEQVRDQLELNYVAPVHLTQVALPHLRARGGGRVLTVTSVGGVVGQPFADAYCGAKFAVEGFMQSLAPVAQALGVWVSVVEPAAVASDFVGNVDRPAAGSADGNTDGNTDGGDAADVGDPYAGLLGAYLERTAGAFDSAQSAQDAGVAVADACTATAYRFRWQTSEAAERFVGLSLGDLDGERVLGATRTWLG, via the coding sequence ATGAGCACCCAGGCCGGCTCACCGGCATCCGAGCACCCCGTCACCCTCGTCACCGGCACGTCGAGCGGCATCGGCCTGCACGCCGCGGTCGAGCTCGCCCGCCGGGGGCACACCGTCGTCGCGACGATGCGCGACACGGCCCGGTCGGGGGCGCTCGAGGAGGCGGCCCGTGCGGCGGGCGTGACCCTCGACGTCCGGGCGCTCGACGTCGTCGACCACGAGGCGGCGCGGGCGTGCGTCGAGGCCGTCGTCGCCGACCACGGGCGCCTCGACGTGCTGCTCAACAACGCCGGCCGGGGGGCCGTCGCCACCGCCGAGCAGCTCACCGTCGAGCAGGTGCGCGACCAGCTCGAGCTCAACTACGTCGCGCCGGTACACCTGACCCAGGTCGCGCTCCCGCACCTGCGGGCCCGGGGCGGCGGTCGGGTGCTCACGGTCACGAGCGTCGGCGGGGTGGTCGGCCAGCCCTTCGCCGACGCCTACTGCGGGGCCAAGTTCGCCGTCGAGGGCTTCATGCAGTCGCTCGCGCCGGTCGCCCAGGCCCTCGGGGTGTGGGTGAGCGTCGTCGAGCCGGCCGCGGTGGCCAGCGACTTCGTCGGCAACGTCGACCGGCCGGCGGCGGGGTCCGCCGACGGGAACACCGACGGGAACACCGACGGGGGCGACGCCGCCGATGTGGGCGACCCCTACGCCGGGCTGCTCGGGGCCTACCTCGAGCGCACCGCGGGGGCCTTCGACTCCGCCCAGAGCGCGCAGGACGCCGGTGTCGCCGTGGCCGACGCCTGCACGGCGACGGCCTACCGGTTCCGCTGGCAGACCTCCGAGGCGGCTGAGCGCTTCGTCGGCCTCTCGCTCGGCGACCTCGACGGCGAGCGCGTGCTCGGCGCCACCCGCACCTGGCTGGGGTGA